The following are encoded in a window of Chiloscyllium plagiosum isolate BGI_BamShark_2017 chromosome 11, ASM401019v2, whole genome shotgun sequence genomic DNA:
- the LOC122554490 gene encoding L-selectin-like isoform X2, producing the protein MGIYVEFCAQQKHYLVQKRIAHIWLLILLHELTAWEGVQSWNYSYSTTDMTWPDARNYCQSFFTDLVAIQNREEINHLNTVIPRNPTYYWIGIRKINNVWTWVGTNKTLDEEAKNWAAGEPTPGAEDCVEIYIKRATDAGRWNNDPCLERSKRALCYLASCKPNSCSGHGQCVETIGSYTCQCYEGFNGPKCQSAVKCEIPKIPRNGTMTCSHPIGNFSYCSTCDVGCVEGFLLNGSVNLQCEASGMWSSPFPTCEAVKCETPKIPRTGIMTCSHPIGNFSYRSTCEVGCVEGFLLNGSVNLQCEASGMWSSPFPTCEAVKCEIPKISRNGTMTCSHPIGNFSYRSTCEVGCMEGFLLNGSVNLQCEASGMWSSPFPTCEAVKCEIPKIPRNGTMTCSHPIGIFSYRSMCDVGCVEGFLLNGSVNLQCEASGMWSSPFPTCEAVKCEIPKISRNGTMTCSHPIGIFSYRSTCEVGCMEGFLLNGSVNLQCEASGMWSLPFPTCEGFTLQGSQRLQRNATAMIAQCKGTLKENNSIKIISIGIASSVCLISVLSAVILITRKVMKKGFSPIST; encoded by the exons ATG GGCATTTATGTGGAATTTTGTGCTCAACAAAAACATTATTTGGTTCAGAAGAGGATTGCTCACATTTGGCTTTTAATTCTGCTTCATG AACTAACAGCTTGGGAAGGAGTTCAGAGTTGGAACTACAGCTATTCAACAACAGATATGACATGGCCTGATGCCAGAAACTATTGCCAAAGTTTCTTCACTGACCTCGTTGCAATTCAGAACCGTGAAGAAATTAACCATCTGAATACGGTGATACCGAGGAACCCAACGTATTACTGGATTGGAATAAGAAAGATTAATAATGTTTGGACCTGGGTTGGAACTAACAAAACACTGGATGAAGAGGCAAAAAACTGGGCTGCAGGTGAACCAACTCCTGGTGCTGAAGATTGTGTTGAAATTTATATAAAGAGAGCAACAGATGCAGGAAGGTGGAATAATGATCCCTGTCTGGAAAGATCAAAACGAGCATTATGCTATTTAG CTTCTTGCAAACCAAATTCATGCAGTGGTCATGGACAATGTGTGGAAACTATTGGAAGTTATACATGTCAATGTTATGAAGGATTCAATGGACCAAAGTGTCAATCTG CTGTGAAATGTGAAATTCCAAAGATCCCTAGAAATGGGACCATGACATGTTCACATCCAATCGGAAATTTCAGCTATTGCTCAACTTGTGATGTTGGATGTGTGGAAGGTTTCTTGTTGAATGGGTCAGTGAATCTTCAGTGTGAGGCCTCAGGAATGTGGTCATCACCATTCCCAACCTGTGAAG CTGTGAAATGTGAAACTCCAAAGATCCCTAGAACTGGGATCATGACATGTTCCCATCCAATCGGAAATTTCAGCTATCGCTCAACGTGTGAAGTTGGATGTGTGGAAGGTTTCTTGTTGAATGGGTCAGTGAATCTTCAGTGTGAGGCCTCAGGAATGTGGTCATCACCATTCCCAACCTGTGAAG CTGTGAAATGTGAAATTCCAAAGATCTCTAGAAATGGAACAATGACATGTTCCCATCCAATCGGAAATTTCAGTTATCGCTCAACGTGTGAAGTTGGATGTATGGAAGGTTTCTTGTTGAATGGGTCAGTGAATCTTCAGTGTGAGGCCTCAGGAATGTGGTCATCACCATTCCCAACCTGCGAAG CTGTGAAATGTGAAATTCCAAAGATCCCGAGAAATGGAACGATGACATGTTCCCATCCAATCGGAATTTTCAGCTATCGCTCAATGTGTGATGTTGGATGTGTGGAAGGTTTCTTGTTGAATGGGTCAGTGAATCTTCAGTGTGAGGCCTCAGGAATGTGGTCATCACCATTCCCAACCTGTGAAG CTGTGAAATGTGAAATTCCAAAGATCTCTAGAAATGGAACAATGACATGTTCCCATCCAATCGGAATTTTCAGCTATCGCTCAACGTGTGAAGTTGGATGTATGGAAGGTTTCTTGTTGAATGGGTCAGTGAATCTTCAGTGTGAGGCCTCAGGAATGTGGTCATTACCATTCCCAACCTGTGAAG GGTTTACACTGCAGGGCTCACAGAGGCTCCAGCGTAATGCAACAGCAATGATCGCCCAATGTAAAG GTACCCTGAaggaaaataattcaataaaaattatcAGCATTGGTATTGCTTCTTCAGTCTGCTTAATTTCTGTGTTAAGTGCTGTCATACTCATTACAAGGAAAG TGATGAAGAAAGGTTTCTCACCTATAAG TACTTAA
- the LOC122554490 gene encoding L-selectin-like isoform X1 — translation MTQGIYVEFCAQQKHYLVQKRIAHIWLLILLHELTAWEGVQSWNYSYSTTDMTWPDARNYCQSFFTDLVAIQNREEINHLNTVIPRNPTYYWIGIRKINNVWTWVGTNKTLDEEAKNWAAGEPTPGAEDCVEIYIKRATDAGRWNNDPCLERSKRALCYLASCKPNSCSGHGQCVETIGSYTCQCYEGFNGPKCQSAVKCEIPKIPRNGTMTCSHPIGNFSYCSTCDVGCVEGFLLNGSVNLQCEASGMWSSPFPTCEAVKCETPKIPRTGIMTCSHPIGNFSYRSTCEVGCVEGFLLNGSVNLQCEASGMWSSPFPTCEAVKCEIPKISRNGTMTCSHPIGNFSYRSTCEVGCMEGFLLNGSVNLQCEASGMWSSPFPTCEAVKCEIPKIPRNGTMTCSHPIGIFSYRSMCDVGCVEGFLLNGSVNLQCEASGMWSSPFPTCEAVKCEIPKISRNGTMTCSHPIGIFSYRSTCEVGCMEGFLLNGSVNLQCEASGMWSLPFPTCEGFTLQGSQRLQRNATAMIAQCKGTLKENNSIKIISIGIASSVCLISVLSAVILITRKVMKKGFSPIST, via the exons GGCATTTATGTGGAATTTTGTGCTCAACAAAAACATTATTTGGTTCAGAAGAGGATTGCTCACATTTGGCTTTTAATTCTGCTTCATG AACTAACAGCTTGGGAAGGAGTTCAGAGTTGGAACTACAGCTATTCAACAACAGATATGACATGGCCTGATGCCAGAAACTATTGCCAAAGTTTCTTCACTGACCTCGTTGCAATTCAGAACCGTGAAGAAATTAACCATCTGAATACGGTGATACCGAGGAACCCAACGTATTACTGGATTGGAATAAGAAAGATTAATAATGTTTGGACCTGGGTTGGAACTAACAAAACACTGGATGAAGAGGCAAAAAACTGGGCTGCAGGTGAACCAACTCCTGGTGCTGAAGATTGTGTTGAAATTTATATAAAGAGAGCAACAGATGCAGGAAGGTGGAATAATGATCCCTGTCTGGAAAGATCAAAACGAGCATTATGCTATTTAG CTTCTTGCAAACCAAATTCATGCAGTGGTCATGGACAATGTGTGGAAACTATTGGAAGTTATACATGTCAATGTTATGAAGGATTCAATGGACCAAAGTGTCAATCTG CTGTGAAATGTGAAATTCCAAAGATCCCTAGAAATGGGACCATGACATGTTCACATCCAATCGGAAATTTCAGCTATTGCTCAACTTGTGATGTTGGATGTGTGGAAGGTTTCTTGTTGAATGGGTCAGTGAATCTTCAGTGTGAGGCCTCAGGAATGTGGTCATCACCATTCCCAACCTGTGAAG CTGTGAAATGTGAAACTCCAAAGATCCCTAGAACTGGGATCATGACATGTTCCCATCCAATCGGAAATTTCAGCTATCGCTCAACGTGTGAAGTTGGATGTGTGGAAGGTTTCTTGTTGAATGGGTCAGTGAATCTTCAGTGTGAGGCCTCAGGAATGTGGTCATCACCATTCCCAACCTGTGAAG CTGTGAAATGTGAAATTCCAAAGATCTCTAGAAATGGAACAATGACATGTTCCCATCCAATCGGAAATTTCAGTTATCGCTCAACGTGTGAAGTTGGATGTATGGAAGGTTTCTTGTTGAATGGGTCAGTGAATCTTCAGTGTGAGGCCTCAGGAATGTGGTCATCACCATTCCCAACCTGCGAAG CTGTGAAATGTGAAATTCCAAAGATCCCGAGAAATGGAACGATGACATGTTCCCATCCAATCGGAATTTTCAGCTATCGCTCAATGTGTGATGTTGGATGTGTGGAAGGTTTCTTGTTGAATGGGTCAGTGAATCTTCAGTGTGAGGCCTCAGGAATGTGGTCATCACCATTCCCAACCTGTGAAG CTGTGAAATGTGAAATTCCAAAGATCTCTAGAAATGGAACAATGACATGTTCCCATCCAATCGGAATTTTCAGCTATCGCTCAACGTGTGAAGTTGGATGTATGGAAGGTTTCTTGTTGAATGGGTCAGTGAATCTTCAGTGTGAGGCCTCAGGAATGTGGTCATTACCATTCCCAACCTGTGAAG GGTTTACACTGCAGGGCTCACAGAGGCTCCAGCGTAATGCAACAGCAATGATCGCCCAATGTAAAG GTACCCTGAaggaaaataattcaataaaaattatcAGCATTGGTATTGCTTCTTCAGTCTGCTTAATTTCTGTGTTAAGTGCTGTCATACTCATTACAAGGAAAG TGATGAAGAAAGGTTTCTCACCTATAAG TACTTAA
- the LOC122554490 gene encoding P-selectin-like isoform X4, translating into MTQGIYVEFCAQQKHYLVQKRIAHIWLLILLHELTAWEGVQSWNYSYSTTDMTWPDARNYCQSFFTDLVAIQNREEINHLNTVIPRNPTYYWIGIRKINNVWTWVGTNKTLDEEAKNWAAGEPTPGAEDCVEIYIKRATDAGRWNNDPCLERSKRALCYLASCKPNSCSGHGQCVETIGSYTCQCYEGFNGPKCQSAVKCEIPKIPRNGTMTCSHPIGNFSYCSTCDVGCVEGFLLNGSVNLQCEASGMWSSPFPTCEAVKCETPKIPRTGIMTCSHPIGNFSYRSTCEVGCVEGFLLNGSVNLQCEASGMWSSPFPTCEAVKCEIPKISRNGTMTCSHPIGNFSYRSTCEVGCMEGFLLNGSVNLQCEASGMWSSPFPTCEAVKCEIPKIPRNGTMTCSHPIGIFSYRSMCDVGCVEGFLLNGSVNLQCEASGMWSSPFPTCEGTLKENNSIKIISIGIASSVCLISVLSAVILITRKVMKKGFSPIST; encoded by the exons GGCATTTATGTGGAATTTTGTGCTCAACAAAAACATTATTTGGTTCAGAAGAGGATTGCTCACATTTGGCTTTTAATTCTGCTTCATG AACTAACAGCTTGGGAAGGAGTTCAGAGTTGGAACTACAGCTATTCAACAACAGATATGACATGGCCTGATGCCAGAAACTATTGCCAAAGTTTCTTCACTGACCTCGTTGCAATTCAGAACCGTGAAGAAATTAACCATCTGAATACGGTGATACCGAGGAACCCAACGTATTACTGGATTGGAATAAGAAAGATTAATAATGTTTGGACCTGGGTTGGAACTAACAAAACACTGGATGAAGAGGCAAAAAACTGGGCTGCAGGTGAACCAACTCCTGGTGCTGAAGATTGTGTTGAAATTTATATAAAGAGAGCAACAGATGCAGGAAGGTGGAATAATGATCCCTGTCTGGAAAGATCAAAACGAGCATTATGCTATTTAG CTTCTTGCAAACCAAATTCATGCAGTGGTCATGGACAATGTGTGGAAACTATTGGAAGTTATACATGTCAATGTTATGAAGGATTCAATGGACCAAAGTGTCAATCTG CTGTGAAATGTGAAATTCCAAAGATCCCTAGAAATGGGACCATGACATGTTCACATCCAATCGGAAATTTCAGCTATTGCTCAACTTGTGATGTTGGATGTGTGGAAGGTTTCTTGTTGAATGGGTCAGTGAATCTTCAGTGTGAGGCCTCAGGAATGTGGTCATCACCATTCCCAACCTGTGAAG CTGTGAAATGTGAAACTCCAAAGATCCCTAGAACTGGGATCATGACATGTTCCCATCCAATCGGAAATTTCAGCTATCGCTCAACGTGTGAAGTTGGATGTGTGGAAGGTTTCTTGTTGAATGGGTCAGTGAATCTTCAGTGTGAGGCCTCAGGAATGTGGTCATCACCATTCCCAACCTGTGAAG CTGTGAAATGTGAAATTCCAAAGATCTCTAGAAATGGAACAATGACATGTTCCCATCCAATCGGAAATTTCAGTTATCGCTCAACGTGTGAAGTTGGATGTATGGAAGGTTTCTTGTTGAATGGGTCAGTGAATCTTCAGTGTGAGGCCTCAGGAATGTGGTCATCACCATTCCCAACCTGCGAAG CTGTGAAATGTGAAATTCCAAAGATCCCGAGAAATGGAACGATGACATGTTCCCATCCAATCGGAATTTTCAGCTATCGCTCAATGTGTGATGTTGGATGTGTGGAAGGTTTCTTGTTGAATGGGTCAGTGAATCTTCAGTGTGAGGCCTCAGGAATGTGGTCATCACCATTCCCAACCTGTGAAG GTACCCTGAaggaaaataattcaataaaaattatcAGCATTGGTATTGCTTCTTCAGTCTGCTTAATTTCTGTGTTAAGTGCTGTCATACTCATTACAAGGAAAG TGATGAAGAAAGGTTTCTCACCTATAAG TACTTAA
- the LOC122554490 gene encoding P-selectin-like isoform X3: MTQGIYVEFCAQQKHYLVQKRIAHIWLLILLHELTAWEGVQSWNYSYSTTDMTWPDARNYCQSFFTDLVAIQNREEINHLNTVIPRNPTYYWIGIRKINNVWTWVGTNKTLDEEAKNWAAGEPTPGAEDCVEIYIKRATDAGRWNNDPCLERSKRALCYLASCKPNSCSGHGQCVETIGSYTCQCYEGFNGPKCQSAVKCEIPKIPRNGTMTCSHPIGNFSYCSTCDVGCVEGFLLNGSVNLQCEASGMWSSPFPTCEAVKCETPKIPRTGIMTCSHPIGNFSYRSTCEVGCVEGFLLNGSVNLQCEASGMWSSPFPTCEAVKCEIPKISRNGTMTCSHPIGNFSYRSTCEVGCMEGFLLNGSVNLQCEASGMWSSPFPTCEAVKCEIPKIPRNGTMTCSHPIGIFSYRSMCDVGCVEGFLLNGSVNLQCEASGMWSSPFPTCEAVKCEIPKISRNGTMTCSHPIGIFSYRSTCEVGCMEGFLLNGSVNLQCEASGMWSLPFPTCEGTLKENNSIKIISIGIASSVCLISVLSAVILITRKVMKKGFSPIST, translated from the exons GGCATTTATGTGGAATTTTGTGCTCAACAAAAACATTATTTGGTTCAGAAGAGGATTGCTCACATTTGGCTTTTAATTCTGCTTCATG AACTAACAGCTTGGGAAGGAGTTCAGAGTTGGAACTACAGCTATTCAACAACAGATATGACATGGCCTGATGCCAGAAACTATTGCCAAAGTTTCTTCACTGACCTCGTTGCAATTCAGAACCGTGAAGAAATTAACCATCTGAATACGGTGATACCGAGGAACCCAACGTATTACTGGATTGGAATAAGAAAGATTAATAATGTTTGGACCTGGGTTGGAACTAACAAAACACTGGATGAAGAGGCAAAAAACTGGGCTGCAGGTGAACCAACTCCTGGTGCTGAAGATTGTGTTGAAATTTATATAAAGAGAGCAACAGATGCAGGAAGGTGGAATAATGATCCCTGTCTGGAAAGATCAAAACGAGCATTATGCTATTTAG CTTCTTGCAAACCAAATTCATGCAGTGGTCATGGACAATGTGTGGAAACTATTGGAAGTTATACATGTCAATGTTATGAAGGATTCAATGGACCAAAGTGTCAATCTG CTGTGAAATGTGAAATTCCAAAGATCCCTAGAAATGGGACCATGACATGTTCACATCCAATCGGAAATTTCAGCTATTGCTCAACTTGTGATGTTGGATGTGTGGAAGGTTTCTTGTTGAATGGGTCAGTGAATCTTCAGTGTGAGGCCTCAGGAATGTGGTCATCACCATTCCCAACCTGTGAAG CTGTGAAATGTGAAACTCCAAAGATCCCTAGAACTGGGATCATGACATGTTCCCATCCAATCGGAAATTTCAGCTATCGCTCAACGTGTGAAGTTGGATGTGTGGAAGGTTTCTTGTTGAATGGGTCAGTGAATCTTCAGTGTGAGGCCTCAGGAATGTGGTCATCACCATTCCCAACCTGTGAAG CTGTGAAATGTGAAATTCCAAAGATCTCTAGAAATGGAACAATGACATGTTCCCATCCAATCGGAAATTTCAGTTATCGCTCAACGTGTGAAGTTGGATGTATGGAAGGTTTCTTGTTGAATGGGTCAGTGAATCTTCAGTGTGAGGCCTCAGGAATGTGGTCATCACCATTCCCAACCTGCGAAG CTGTGAAATGTGAAATTCCAAAGATCCCGAGAAATGGAACGATGACATGTTCCCATCCAATCGGAATTTTCAGCTATCGCTCAATGTGTGATGTTGGATGTGTGGAAGGTTTCTTGTTGAATGGGTCAGTGAATCTTCAGTGTGAGGCCTCAGGAATGTGGTCATCACCATTCCCAACCTGTGAAG CTGTGAAATGTGAAATTCCAAAGATCTCTAGAAATGGAACAATGACATGTTCCCATCCAATCGGAATTTTCAGCTATCGCTCAACGTGTGAAGTTGGATGTATGGAAGGTTTCTTGTTGAATGGGTCAGTGAATCTTCAGTGTGAGGCCTCAGGAATGTGGTCATTACCATTCCCAACCTGTGAAG GTACCCTGAaggaaaataattcaataaaaattatcAGCATTGGTATTGCTTCTTCAGTCTGCTTAATTTCTGTGTTAAGTGCTGTCATACTCATTACAAGGAAAG TGATGAAGAAAGGTTTCTCACCTATAAG TACTTAA